The Terriglobales bacterium region TTCTGCGCCGCGAAGCGCGAGATGATGCCGATGAGCGGCAGGCTGGGATCGGCGCCCGCCACGCCGAATTCGGCGAGCAGGTCCTTCTTGCAGGCGGCCTTGCCCGCGAGGTCCTCGGGCGAGTAGCGGGTGATGAGGAACTTGTCGGTCTGCGGGCTCCACTCGTTGTAGTCCACGCCGTTGAGGATGCCGGTGACGGTCGCGGCGCGGGCGCGCAGCACGCCCTCCAGCCCGAAGCCGTACTCCGCCGTCTGGATCTCCTGGCTGTACTTGCGGCTCACGGTAGTGATGAAATCGGCGAAGGTGAGCGCGCCCTTCAGGAAGTTGGCCTTGCCGTAGAATTCCAGCTTGTCGATGGTGAACAGGTCCCAGGGCAACTGCAGCAGGGGCAGGATGTCGGGCGGGAACAGCCCCTGGTAACCCATGTTGTGGATGGTGAAGACCACGGGCACGCCGCGGAAGGCCGGGTCCTCGGCGTACACGGTGCGCAGCAGCACCGGGATCAGCGCCGATTGCCAGTCGTGGCAGTGCAGCACGTCGGGCACGCCCAGGACCTTGGTGGCCTCGAGCACCGCGCGCGAATAGAGCGAGAAGCGCTCGGCGTTATCGGGATAGTCGCCGGTGGGCAGGCCGTAGAGCGCTTCGCGGTCAAAGAAGGGCGGATACTCGATAAAATAGAAGCGCACCCCGGCCTGGGTCCCGCCGTCCAACACCGAGCAGAAGCGATACTGGTCGTCGAAGGGGACGGTGACGCTGCGCACCACCGTCTGCGCCTGAGGGAGCTTGGTCTGGCGGTAGCGGGGCAGATAGACGATGACTTCGTGGCCGAGGCCGGCCAGGGCGCGAGGCAGCGCGCCCACCACGTCGGCCAAACCACCTGTCTTGGAGAAGGGGACGCACTCGGAAGCCGCGAAGACGATGCGCATGGGAGACCTCCCAGAGAACTGCGGTGAATCGCGGGCGAGGCCAGTCTAAACGCCGCCCCGGGAAAGGGTCAACGCAAGATGAGAGCGAGCGGGCGCAAGCCCAAGATGGGACAGAACTTCCTGACCGACGCGCGCGCGGCCGAGCGCATCGTGGAAGCGCTGGGCGACGTCTCGCACGCGACCGTGCTGGAGATCGGTCCGGGCCGCGGTGCCCTGACGGGCCTGCTGCTGGAGCGCGCCGGGCGGCTCATCGCCATCGAATTGGACCGCGTGCTGGCGGCGCAACTGCGGTTGAAGTACGCCACCCGCCGCAACCTGGAGATCGTCGAGGGCGACGCCCTGGCCATCGATTTCGGCACCCTGGTCATGCGCGGCCCCGGGCCCCTTCGCCACATCGCTCCCGGCTCACTGCAGAAGGCCTATGTGGTGGGCAACCTGCCGTACTACATCACCTCCGACCTGCTGCTGCGGCTGTTCGCCTTCCACGATCTGTTCGCCAGCATGGTGCTGATGGTGCAGCGCGAGGTGGGCGAGCGCCTGGCGGCCGCACCCGGCGGCCGCGACTACGGCCTGCTCTCCGCCACCGCCCAGCTCTATGCCCGGGTGGAGAAGCTCTTCACCCTGTCCCCGGGCGCCTTTTCGCCTCCCCCCAAGGTGCATTCCAGCGTGCTGCGGCTTACCATAGAACCGAAGATGGAGAAGCTGGGGGTCTCGGAACAGGAGTTCCAGGAATTCCTCAAGCTCAGCTTCGCGCAGAAGCGCAAGACCCTGGTCAACAACCTGAAGCCGCGATTCCCCGAGGCGGAGGTGCGGGCGGCGCTGGCGGCGGCGCGGCTGCGCCCGGACGTGCGGGCCGAGGCCGCGCCCCTGGAGAAGATGGCCGCCGTCTATCGCCGGCTGGAGACCGCCGCTTCCCTCTCCCGCGCCTAGCGCCGCCCCCGCGGCGGCGAAGGAGGACGCCATGGCCTCGACCCTGCGTCAACCGGCGGTGGCCGGCTACTTCTATCCCGGCAAGAAGGACGTCCTGCTGCGCGAGGTGACTCAGTACACTTCCGCAGCCGGAGACAAGATCCGCGCCCTGGGCTGCGTGGTGCCCCACGCCGGTTATATGTACTCCGGGCACGTGGCGGGCGCGGTGTTCGCGCGGCTGGAACTGCCTCGCCGCTTCATCATCCTCTGCCCCAACCATACCGGCCGGGGCGAGCCGCTGGCGGTCATGAGCGAAGGCAACTGGCTCACGCCCCTGGGCGAAGTGGCGATCGACCGCGAGCTTGCGGCCCAGTTAAAGCAGAACTTTAAGTT contains the following coding sequences:
- the glgA gene encoding glycogen synthase GlgA, producing MRIVFAASECVPFSKTGGLADVVGALPRALAGLGHEVIVYLPRYRQTKLPQAQTVVRSVTVPFDDQYRFCSVLDGGTQAGVRFYFIEYPPFFDREALYGLPTGDYPDNAERFSLYSRAVLEATKVLGVPDVLHCHDWQSALIPVLLRTVYAEDPAFRGVPVVFTIHNMGYQGLFPPDILPLLQLPWDLFTIDKLEFYGKANFLKGALTFADFITTVSRKYSQEIQTAEYGFGLEGVLRARAATVTGILNGVDYNEWSPQTDKFLITRYSPEDLAGKAACKKDLLAEFGVAGADPSLPLIGIISRFAAQKGFDLIAQVMDRLAREEMIIVALGAGDKEYEDLFRLLNKQFPQKIAVKVAYDNALAHKIEAGADMFLMPSRYEPCGLNQIYSLKYGTVPVVRATGGLDDTIEPWDVKSGKGTGFKFSDYTGDALLATVRAALAAYKDKEGWKKLVLNGMGKDFSWAASAKEYVKIYERVKQARSAAA
- the rsmA gene encoding 16S rRNA (adenine(1518)-N(6)/adenine(1519)-N(6))-dimethyltransferase RsmA — encoded protein: MRASGRKPKMGQNFLTDARAAERIVEALGDVSHATVLEIGPGRGALTGLLLERAGRLIAIELDRVLAAQLRLKYATRRNLEIVEGDALAIDFGTLVMRGPGPLRHIAPGSLQKAYVVGNLPYYITSDLLLRLFAFHDLFASMVLMVQREVGERLAAAPGGRDYGLLSATAQLYARVEKLFTLSPGAFSPPPKVHSSVLRLTIEPKMEKLGVSEQEFQEFLKLSFAQKRKTLVNNLKPRFPEAEVRAALAAARLRPDVRAEAAPLEKMAAVYRRLETAASLSRA